A single region of the Marinobacter nanhaiticus D15-8W genome encodes:
- a CDS encoding LysE family translocator: MDEYAALLSVATLWVVAAVTPGPNFLVTVRVAVTQSRVAGLHTVAGIILATLLWASAGFLGIHSLFNVAPWMYLFLKLAGGAYLIWLGLKLLWGSVDRTVTSSTQDVISTHGWRAFRLGFITNIANPKTALFVAGLFAVAMPPEAPAALGLMAIALMVTISLVWYSVVAWLFASRRISRAYARLGHWIDRVAGGCFIFFGVRLVRE, translated from the coding sequence ATGGATGAATACGCCGCATTGCTTTCGGTAGCCACCCTCTGGGTCGTCGCGGCAGTGACACCCGGCCCCAACTTCCTCGTGACGGTTCGTGTTGCAGTGACGCAAAGCCGCGTTGCCGGTCTGCACACCGTCGCGGGAATAATCCTGGCCACGCTGCTCTGGGCGAGTGCCGGTTTCCTGGGCATTCATTCGTTGTTTAACGTGGCGCCCTGGATGTATCTCTTCCTGAAGCTGGCCGGCGGTGCTTACCTGATTTGGCTCGGGTTGAAGCTGTTGTGGGGCAGCGTTGATCGTACGGTCACGTCTTCCACACAGGATGTCATATCGACCCATGGCTGGCGGGCGTTTCGCTTGGGCTTCATTACCAATATCGCCAACCCGAAGACCGCGCTTTTCGTCGCCGGTCTGTTCGCTGTTGCCATGCCTCCCGAAGCGCCGGCGGCGTTGGGTCTGATGGCCATCGCCCTGATGGTGACGATTTCCCTGGTGTGGTACTCGGTAGTAGCCTGGTTGTTCGCCAGTCGGCGAATTTCGCGTGCCTATGCGCGGTTGGGGCACTGGATCGATCGAGTCGCTGGAGGCTGTTTCATCTTCTTCGGTGTTCGCCTGGTACGCGAGTAA
- a CDS encoding glutathione S-transferase family protein — MTDTLHGHRLYGVPHSLFTGIARSYLRTQGIPYVEIPTRDPDYAQRIMPVTQRAIIPVLETPDGEIIQDSLDIIDHFERQGVAYSAYPAGPLQRVLAIIVQYYGCQAMLPHAMHYRWSYREQQEGFLRDAFASGSGAEMAEKIMGRMNSYLPQLGVTEQSIPAIEASFEALLDVLNAHFAEHPYLFGGRPSIGDYGLIGPMFAHLGRDPVPAGIMKTRAPRVFRWVERMTAPGLDTPDFPGYGTDFLPDDQIPDTLEPLFQHIATEIFPMLTDKLSVLDALIAKHEPKDGEPVAPKPHQRYVGLAETQFRGVSVQTGVQPYLLYILRRADEVLAGCGEDQRAKVRSELAARGLEAALPGDRGYSVDRRSHIEVWSRPG, encoded by the coding sequence ATGACAGACACCTTACACGGTCACCGACTCTACGGAGTACCCCACTCGCTTTTCACCGGCATTGCCCGCAGTTACCTGCGGACCCAGGGTATTCCCTACGTAGAGATCCCCACTCGTGATCCGGATTACGCCCAGCGAATCATGCCGGTGACCCAGAGGGCGATTATTCCGGTGCTGGAGACCCCCGACGGCGAGATCATCCAGGACAGTCTCGACATCATCGATCACTTCGAGCGCCAGGGCGTGGCTTATTCCGCCTATCCAGCAGGCCCGTTGCAACGCGTCCTGGCGATCATCGTGCAGTACTATGGCTGTCAGGCCATGCTCCCCCACGCCATGCATTACCGCTGGAGCTACCGGGAGCAACAGGAAGGCTTCCTGCGGGATGCGTTTGCCTCCGGCTCCGGTGCGGAAATGGCCGAGAAAATCATGGGGCGGATGAATTCTTACCTGCCGCAACTCGGTGTAACCGAGCAGTCGATACCCGCCATCGAGGCCTCTTTCGAGGCTTTACTGGATGTGCTCAACGCGCACTTCGCCGAGCACCCGTACCTGTTCGGCGGCCGGCCCTCCATCGGCGACTACGGACTGATCGGGCCGATGTTCGCCCACCTGGGTCGCGACCCGGTGCCCGCCGGTATCATGAAAACCCGGGCACCCAGGGTTTTCCGTTGGGTCGAGCGCATGACCGCGCCGGGGCTGGATACACCAGACTTCCCCGGCTACGGCACCGATTTCCTGCCGGACGACCAGATTCCGGACACACTGGAGCCGTTGTTTCAGCATATCGCGACTGAGATCTTCCCCATGCTGACCGACAAACTCTCGGTACTGGACGCCCTGATCGCCAAGCATGAGCCAAAGGATGGCGAGCCGGTCGCGCCCAAGCCGCACCAGCGCTATGTCGGCCTGGCGGAGACCCAGTTCCGTGGCGTGTCGGTACAAACGGGCGTGCAACCGTACCTGCTCTACATCCTGCGTCGTGCCGATGAGGTGTTGGCCGGATGTGGTGAGGACCAGCGGGCGAAGGTGCGCTCAGAGCTGGCCGCTCGTGGGCTGGAAGCCGCCCTGCCGGGCGATCGCGGCTACAGCGTAGACCGGCGTAGCCATATCGAGGTCTGGTCGCGTCCGGGCTGA
- a CDS encoding TetR/AcrR family transcriptional regulator, producing the protein MRKPTSSLAPRTKPLKRPTQARARFTVQAIFDAYVRIWQRDGWEGLTTRKVALETGIAVGTLYDYFPSKEALHSGYVRHCIEQLITRVDAQVVAPEDMPWQARIRHLIQLLCGQETPAWFHPDMLDLEPRIADPRLQQRAYGELLAMWHRVFAACGDLPPVSSETIEALHLAIWGGRRYGLLVRLDDARMKAWAAAMERLCLSLIEHDEQRP; encoded by the coding sequence ATGCGCAAACCGACATCTTCGCTCGCACCACGCACCAAGCCCCTCAAGCGGCCGACCCAGGCCCGGGCACGGTTCACCGTGCAGGCAATTTTCGACGCCTATGTTCGGATTTGGCAGCGCGACGGATGGGAAGGTCTCACCACCCGCAAGGTCGCCCTGGAAACCGGAATTGCGGTCGGCACGCTCTATGACTATTTCCCGAGCAAGGAGGCACTGCATTCGGGCTACGTGCGCCATTGCATCGAGCAACTGATCACCCGGGTCGACGCGCAGGTGGTCGCGCCGGAAGACATGCCCTGGCAGGCACGGATCCGGCACTTGATCCAACTACTCTGCGGGCAGGAGACCCCGGCCTGGTTCCATCCCGATATGCTGGACCTGGAACCCCGGATCGCCGATCCACGACTGCAGCAACGGGCCTACGGCGAGCTCCTGGCCATGTGGCACCGGGTGTTCGCGGCCTGCGGGGATTTGCCGCCCGTCTCCAGTGAAACCATCGAGGCCCTGCACCTCGCGATCTGGGGTGGGCGGCGCTACGGGCTGCTGGTCAGGCTGGACGACGCCCGAATGAAAGCCTGGGCCGCCGCCATGGAGCGGCTTTGCCTGAGCCTGATCGAACACGACGAACAACGGCCCTGA
- a CDS encoding DUF2855 family protein: MTELTRLYTDRSDLGVTQPVTQSLPEVGSGQVLMKIARLAVTTNNITYAAFGDTPHLRYWDFYPTGETGWGQMPAWGFAEVMASSVDGVEVGERYYGFWPLATHVMMEPVRVSQRGFYDGTPHRQALVSAYNQYQRVTTDDAYRPEKEDYQMLVRPLFITSFMLADFLQDNGFFGARRIIFSSASSKTAYGTAFCLQEHDDMDIVGLTSARNRAFVDSLGCYGRALDYKDVEQLDDTVPTLYVDFSGNAELRERIHRHFPDTLVHDCYAGSAHSQDHISTHRQNLPGPEPKTYFAPDQIRKRNADWGPAEVTRRFNAAQLAFIDRISDPQRPWMTVETHHGLVSAQPLIRDLVDGRVDPRVGHVVVMA, encoded by the coding sequence ATGACTGAACTGACGCGATTGTATACCGACAGGAGCGATCTGGGCGTGACCCAGCCTGTGACCCAATCCCTACCCGAGGTCGGAAGCGGCCAGGTGCTCATGAAGATCGCGCGACTCGCGGTAACCACCAACAATATCACCTACGCCGCCTTCGGTGACACGCCGCATCTGCGCTACTGGGATTTCTACCCGACCGGCGAGACCGGCTGGGGCCAGATGCCTGCCTGGGGGTTTGCCGAGGTAATGGCCTCGTCGGTCGATGGCGTGGAGGTCGGCGAACGGTATTACGGATTCTGGCCGCTGGCGACCCATGTGATGATGGAGCCGGTGCGGGTGTCCCAACGAGGGTTCTATGACGGAACCCCGCACCGCCAGGCGTTGGTGTCGGCGTACAATCAATACCAGCGAGTCACCACCGACGACGCCTATCGTCCCGAGAAGGAGGACTATCAGATGCTGGTCCGCCCTTTGTTCATCACCTCGTTCATGCTGGCCGATTTCCTGCAGGATAACGGCTTCTTCGGGGCCCGGCGCATCATCTTTTCCAGTGCATCCAGTAAGACGGCTTATGGCACGGCATTCTGCCTGCAGGAGCACGACGATATGGATATTGTTGGCCTGACGTCTGCTCGTAACCGCGCTTTCGTCGATAGTCTTGGCTGCTATGGCCGGGCCCTGGATTACAAAGACGTCGAGCAGCTCGACGACACGGTGCCCACCCTGTACGTTGATTTCTCCGGCAATGCCGAGCTGCGTGAACGAATCCATCGCCATTTTCCCGATACGCTGGTGCACGATTGCTACGCCGGTTCCGCCCACAGCCAGGACCATATCAGCACCCACCGACAAAACTTGCCCGGACCGGAACCGAAAACGTATTTCGCGCCCGACCAGATCAGGAAGCGCAATGCGGACTGGGGCCCGGCCGAGGTGACCCGCCGTTTCAACGCCGCCCAATTGGCCTTCATCGACCGGATCAGCGATCCACAACGGCCCTGGATGACCGTAGAGACGCATCATGGTCTCGTGTCGGCCCAGCCGTTGATCCGGGATTTGGTGGACGGACGGGTCGATCCACGGGTGGGCCATGTGGTGGTGATGGCCTGA
- a CDS encoding DNA topoisomerase IB — MEDAMDRYVLRKPHGKSFTYRYPNGRTVRNAGLKRWIRNLVIPPAWRDVKIELDRDAKVLATGRDSEGRKQYVYNPDWTEEASQQKYQRILRFGAQLETMRRVTGQHIQRRPIDETTVLACMTRMLDDAFFRPGSGAYTRDHKTYGLTTLRAKHMDIKKDRVEFDYEGKSHQHQHRTVTDRQVREVLRKLEGMTGYELFDITLPDGNRRKITAQDLNHYISDVMGEDFSAKDFRTWAGTVLMAVALDQLGPAADQKISKSNVVQAVKSVAEQLGNTPATCRSSYIHPNVILHYESGRTLDYFRRQLKRYRGKLVSLDEKATLNLLNQLVEQERKQV; from the coding sequence ATGGAAGACGCCATGGACCGCTACGTACTCAGGAAGCCTCACGGCAAATCATTCACCTACCGCTACCCTAACGGCAGGACCGTCCGCAATGCCGGACTTAAACGCTGGATCCGCAACCTGGTCATTCCGCCAGCCTGGCGCGATGTAAAGATAGAACTGGACCGGGATGCCAAAGTGCTCGCGACCGGCCGCGACAGTGAGGGGCGCAAGCAATACGTCTACAACCCGGACTGGACCGAGGAAGCCAGCCAGCAGAAATACCAGCGCATCCTGCGTTTCGGCGCTCAGTTGGAGACCATGCGCAGGGTAACCGGCCAGCACATCCAACGGCGCCCCATCGACGAAACAACGGTGCTGGCCTGTATGACCCGGATGCTCGACGATGCCTTCTTCCGACCGGGCAGCGGTGCCTACACCCGAGACCACAAGACCTACGGCCTGACCACGCTGCGTGCCAAGCATATGGACATCAAGAAGGACCGTGTGGAGTTCGACTATGAAGGAAAGAGCCACCAGCACCAACACCGGACGGTGACCGACAGGCAGGTGCGAGAGGTGTTGAGGAAGCTCGAAGGCATGACCGGATACGAGCTGTTCGATATCACACTGCCCGATGGCAACCGCCGAAAAATCACCGCCCAGGACCTGAACCACTACATTTCTGACGTCATGGGCGAGGATTTCAGCGCCAAGGATTTCCGCACTTGGGCCGGCACCGTGCTGATGGCTGTGGCGCTGGATCAGCTGGGCCCGGCTGCCGACCAGAAGATCAGCAAGAGCAATGTCGTTCAAGCGGTCAAGAGCGTGGCCGAGCAATTGGGTAATACCCCGGCCACCTGTCGTAGCAGCTACATCCATCCGAATGTCATTCTTCACTATGAAAGCGGGCGCACGTTGGATTATTTCCGTCGTCAGCTTAAGCGTTATCGCGGCAAGCTGGTGAGTCTTGACGAGAAGGCCACGCTTAACCTGCTCAACCAACTGGTTGAGCAGGAGCGGAAACAGGTATAG
- a CDS encoding sensor histidine kinase, with product MAGSFKRVVPRVREHLSDHAVFYSIFLPFVLVIALASVVLYMVLVELRLAPVKMEQLDKVDAAKSEILRELGQIERVPSLIRRNPDVRESLEANSPLALDTLVSEFSFFSHVSPLISQVRWLDSTGMERVRVNVERGVARAVPEEQLQSKQHRDYFKDAWPLGPTETYLSAVDLNMEGGSVVWPLEPTVRAAVRTGENDNLRDGLLVVNFDLSPLFSRLRRLSDETQQLEIVDQNSFWLLHPDTSMEWGFLSTSESHRLVSADPGFWNDIQNNEVGLGAVDDTLMRSFSKVRFSSGERTSRTEALADMIVIVQTRQNIVGAIKTSSALFAAACGLLLVMGAGALGWNLSAAYNRENGLKRDLQREGEDLKRAYRSLSSAHERTVLLQNELVESRKLSSLGMVVAGVAQELNTPTSSAILNLDWARTLENDIEYRLRDHDTWPSLENDFLICRERLDSASADVRHVDELINSFKRLAVDRTLQAPELFELRGRIDDVLVTMETRLNHHGVDVITNVSDDIALESYPGIFSLVIQYILDNTLEHAFEGAKSGKLKIHGRVDSGRHIILEISDNGRGIDAHIAGKVFDPFVTSARNRGHIGLGMHFVHQWVHNLLQGVIVLESQPGLGTRHIITLPVTLPQPGRTTAARLSI from the coding sequence ATGGCCGGCAGTTTCAAAAGAGTGGTCCCTCGCGTCCGGGAGCACCTATCAGACCATGCAGTTTTCTACTCGATATTTTTGCCTTTCGTACTTGTTATCGCATTAGCTTCGGTCGTTCTCTACATGGTGCTGGTGGAATTGCGCCTGGCTCCAGTGAAGATGGAACAGCTGGATAAGGTCGATGCAGCCAAGAGTGAAATACTCCGCGAACTCGGCCAGATTGAACGCGTACCAAGCCTGATAAGGAGGAATCCTGACGTCCGTGAAAGTCTGGAAGCCAATAGTCCCTTGGCTCTCGATACGCTTGTCAGTGAATTCAGCTTTTTTAGCCACGTCTCCCCTCTTATCTCACAGGTTCGCTGGCTGGACAGCACCGGGATGGAACGAGTACGGGTGAATGTCGAGCGGGGTGTAGCACGGGCGGTGCCGGAAGAGCAGCTTCAGTCCAAACAGCACCGAGACTATTTTAAAGACGCCTGGCCTCTCGGCCCGACGGAAACCTACCTGTCCGCGGTGGACCTGAACATGGAGGGCGGGTCCGTAGTCTGGCCGCTCGAGCCCACGGTGCGCGCCGCAGTGAGGACGGGAGAAAACGACAACCTGCGTGATGGCCTCCTGGTGGTTAATTTTGATCTGTCTCCTCTCTTCTCCCGTTTAAGACGCCTCTCCGACGAAACTCAGCAGTTGGAGATCGTCGACCAGAATAGCTTTTGGCTACTTCACCCCGACACCTCGATGGAGTGGGGCTTTCTCAGTACATCCGAGAGTCACCGACTCGTGAGTGCAGATCCGGGGTTTTGGAACGACATCCAGAACAATGAAGTCGGTTTGGGGGCGGTCGATGACACGCTCATGCGTTCCTTTTCCAAAGTTCGCTTTTCGTCTGGCGAGCGCACCAGCCGGACGGAAGCACTAGCGGATATGATCGTTATCGTTCAAACCCGGCAAAACATCGTCGGCGCCATCAAAACGAGCAGTGCCCTGTTTGCCGCTGCTTGTGGACTTCTCCTTGTTATGGGGGCGGGTGCCCTCGGCTGGAATCTGTCCGCTGCGTACAATCGTGAGAACGGCCTCAAGCGCGACCTGCAACGGGAAGGAGAAGACCTGAAGCGTGCATACCGAAGCTTGTCGAGCGCGCACGAGAGAACGGTCCTGTTACAGAACGAGCTCGTTGAAAGCCGAAAATTATCCTCACTGGGCATGGTGGTGGCCGGGGTGGCCCAAGAACTCAATACGCCAACCAGCTCAGCGATTCTCAATCTGGACTGGGCCCGAACGCTTGAGAACGATATCGAGTACCGGCTTCGGGATCACGATACATGGCCGTCGCTGGAAAACGATTTTCTGATTTGCCGCGAACGCCTCGACTCCGCAAGCGCCGATGTACGCCACGTCGACGAGCTGATCAACAGCTTCAAGCGCCTCGCTGTTGACAGGACACTCCAGGCACCTGAGCTTTTCGAACTGCGCGGCCGCATTGACGATGTACTCGTCACGATGGAGACGAGGCTGAACCACCACGGAGTAGATGTCATAACAAACGTATCCGACGACATTGCCCTGGAATCCTATCCCGGCATATTCTCCCTGGTTATCCAATATATCCTGGACAATACACTTGAACATGCGTTCGAAGGCGCCAAGTCAGGCAAGTTAAAGATCCATGGTCGTGTCGATTCCGGCAGGCACATTATCCTTGAAATCAGTGACAATGGCCGCGGTATCGATGCGCACATTGCCGGAAAGGTATTCGATCCCTTCGTGACGTCCGCCCGCAACAGGGGTCATATCGGACTGGGTATGCACTTCGTGCATCAATGGGTACACAACCTGCTACAAGGCGTTATCGTGCTGGAGTCACAGCCCGGCCTTGGCACCCGCCACATCATCACATTACCCGTAACGCTGCCACAACCCGGACGCACCACAGCCGCCCGGTTAAGCATTTAG
- a CDS encoding siderophore-interacting protein — MARPEPRTLEVLRTTPITPHMQRITLGGAGLAGFPDDQASAYIKLAFPAEGDRPMTRTYTVRHHRAGEIDVDFVLHDTAGPASTWAATARPGDRIRVGGPGPRKLIQPDADWFLLAGDMTALPAISVNLELLPDDARGYAVIEVIDESDIQSLARPEHVDVQWIINPEPDPTGGTLVDHIRQLHWPDGQPAVWAACEFSGMRKLRHYFKQERNVPKTHLYISSYWKMGSSEDQHKLAKRADAEKDGA, encoded by the coding sequence ATGGCCAGACCTGAACCCCGCACCCTGGAAGTCCTGCGCACAACCCCGATCACACCCCACATGCAACGCATCACCCTGGGTGGCGCCGGCCTGGCAGGTTTTCCCGACGACCAGGCCAGCGCCTACATCAAGCTGGCCTTCCCGGCGGAGGGGGATCGCCCGATGACGCGCACCTACACGGTACGCCACCACCGCGCCGGCGAGATCGATGTGGATTTCGTACTGCATGATACCGCTGGCCCGGCATCCACCTGGGCCGCCACCGCCCGTCCCGGCGATCGCATCCGTGTCGGCGGCCCAGGGCCGCGCAAGCTGATACAGCCGGATGCGGACTGGTTCCTACTCGCAGGCGATATGACAGCGCTGCCCGCGATCAGCGTCAACCTCGAGCTACTACCCGACGACGCCCGTGGCTATGCCGTGATCGAGGTGATTGACGAGTCGGATATCCAGTCTCTGGCGCGGCCGGAACATGTCGACGTGCAGTGGATTATCAATCCCGAGCCGGATCCCACGGGGGGCACCCTCGTCGACCATATCCGCCAGCTCCACTGGCCGGACGGACAGCCCGCCGTCTGGGCCGCCTGCGAATTCAGCGGCATGCGTAAGCTCAGGCACTACTTCAAGCAGGAACGCAATGTACCCAAGACCCACCTCTACATTTCCAGCTACTGGAAAATGGGCAGCAGCGAAGACCAGCACAAGCTGGCGAAGCGGGCCGATGCTGAGAAGGACGGTGCTTGA
- a CDS encoding MarR family winged helix-turn-helix transcriptional regulator, with protein sequence MPRSPSEPLQRLTHAYRSRLRQTILEHRIPLPSTHIRVLKGVCRNPQCTAQSIAERMFRDKAQITRVIKDLLDRNLIIRIPNPDDRRSQLLRPTDQGQALMERIDAIEGQVTAEMTHNIGKDELETFVRLAHRMVDNLGQQPDASSPPQGAHHHGDPSHGQT encoded by the coding sequence ATGCCTCGATCACCCAGCGAACCGCTCCAGCGACTGACCCACGCCTATCGGTCCCGGTTGCGCCAGACCATCCTGGAGCACCGTATCCCACTGCCCTCCACTCACATACGCGTACTCAAGGGCGTATGCCGCAATCCGCAATGTACCGCCCAGTCCATCGCCGAGCGCATGTTTCGGGATAAAGCCCAGATCACCCGCGTCATCAAGGATCTGCTCGATCGCAACCTGATCATCCGTATCCCCAATCCGGACGACCGCCGCAGCCAGTTGCTCAGGCCTACTGATCAGGGACAGGCTCTGATGGAGCGGATCGATGCTATCGAGGGGCAGGTCACTGCGGAGATGACCCATAACATCGGCAAAGACGAGTTGGAGACCTTCGTCCGGCTCGCCCATAGGATGGTCGACAACCTGGGCCAACAACCGGACGCATCATCCCCCCCGCAAGGGGCCCACCATCACGGAGACCCATCCCATGGCCAGACCTGA
- a CDS encoding CBS domain-containing protein: MRTVADLMTKYVPTLRADDYLTRAVDQLLSIGFTGLPVVDEQRRLVGFLSEQDCIRTLASSSYHCESWVRISDIMSKDPLFVSPDLSEMEIATLFGKAKPKVYPVVDEDRRVLGVITRSRVMEALNHQLKTCRVA; the protein is encoded by the coding sequence ATGCGTACCGTTGCAGACCTGATGACCAAGTATGTGCCCACCCTCAGGGCAGACGACTATCTAACCCGCGCCGTCGACCAGTTGCTGTCGATCGGCTTCACCGGCCTGCCCGTGGTGGACGAACAGCGTCGCCTGGTTGGCTTCCTTTCCGAACAGGACTGTATCCGCACGCTCGCCAGCAGCAGCTACCACTGCGAATCCTGGGTACGCATCAGCGACATCATGTCCAAGGACCCGCTGTTCGTGTCGCCAGACCTGTCGGAGATGGAGATCGCCACCCTGTTCGGGAAGGCCAAGCCGAAAGTTTACCCGGTCGTGGACGAAGACCGCCGCGTGCTGGGCGTGATTACCCGGTCCCGTGTGATGGAGGCCTTGAACCACCAACTCAAGACCTGCCGCGTCGCCTGA
- a CDS encoding amidohydrolase: MKRSGVGLWAAWFAALLVILAGLTSASRAAESADAIWHNGIIITINDAAPQAEAIAVTQGRIQAVGREAEVMALRDEQTRVHDLQGRTLLPGFVDAHGHVSYVGFQALSANLLPPPDGQVSSIAQLQQTLRDFAPQSRLLEDFGVIYGFGYDDSQLAERRHPTRDELDAVSADTPIFVIHQSSHLGVLNSAALERDGIDENTADPPGGRIGRGADSRVPNGVLEENAFFMALGKLYPDMDTEQAIDMLKQGEALYTRYGYTTLQDGRSAPDQVRLTMAAAEAGQLKADIVSYPDILVEGTEALLRPLYFQPAGTPPEYHNRFRIGGIKLTLDGSPQGRTAWLSQPYFRPPPGEPGSYAGYGVVDDKAVAEIYTRALRNRWQTLTHANGDKAIDQMIAAWREAEAAVPGVDVRPVLVHGQTLRRDQVPALKEMGIFPSLFPMHTFYWGDWHREVVLGPSRAEHISPTGWVLGAGLRFTSHHDAPVVLPDAMRVLDATVNRVTRAGRVLGHYQRVSPRQALKAMTLWAAYQHFEEDSKGSLEVGKLADFVVLSDNPLTVEQYSIHKITVLETIKEGQSIYRH; this comes from the coding sequence ATGAAACGATCAGGTGTCGGGTTGTGGGCGGCGTGGTTCGCCGCGTTGCTTGTGATCCTCGCAGGTCTGACATCCGCCAGCCGGGCGGCGGAGTCGGCGGACGCGATCTGGCATAACGGAATCATCATCACGATCAACGATGCCGCGCCCCAGGCGGAGGCGATTGCCGTCACCCAGGGCCGGATACAGGCCGTAGGTCGTGAGGCTGAGGTTATGGCTCTTCGGGACGAGCAGACCCGTGTCCACGATCTGCAGGGCCGCACCCTCCTGCCGGGTTTCGTCGATGCCCACGGCCACGTCTCCTATGTCGGCTTCCAGGCCCTGAGCGCCAACCTGCTACCGCCACCGGACGGCCAGGTAAGCTCGATCGCCCAGCTGCAGCAAACCTTGCGAGATTTTGCGCCGCAATCGCGGCTCCTCGAGGATTTTGGCGTGATCTATGGCTTCGGCTACGACGACTCCCAATTGGCGGAGCGCCGTCATCCCACCCGGGACGAGCTGGACGCCGTCAGCGCCGACACGCCGATCTTCGTCATTCACCAGTCCAGTCATCTGGGTGTGCTGAACAGTGCGGCCCTGGAACGGGATGGCATCGACGAGAATACAGCGGATCCCCCGGGCGGGCGTATCGGACGCGGTGCAGACAGCCGTGTGCCCAACGGGGTACTGGAGGAAAATGCCTTCTTCATGGCCCTCGGCAAGCTATATCCAGACATGGATACCGAACAGGCCATCGACATGTTGAAACAGGGGGAGGCGCTTTACACCCGCTACGGCTATACCACGCTGCAGGATGGCCGCTCGGCGCCGGATCAGGTCAGGTTGACGATGGCTGCGGCGGAGGCAGGACAACTGAAGGCGGATATCGTGTCCTACCCGGATATTCTGGTCGAGGGAACGGAAGCCCTGCTGCGACCGCTCTATTTCCAGCCCGCGGGAACGCCGCCTGAATATCACAACCGCTTCCGCATCGGCGGCATCAAGCTGACGCTCGACGGCTCGCCCCAGGGCCGTACCGCCTGGCTATCGCAGCCTTACTTCAGGCCGCCGCCGGGCGAGCCCGGTAGCTACGCGGGTTACGGCGTTGTCGACGACAAGGCGGTGGCGGAAATCTACACCCGGGCCTTGCGCAATCGCTGGCAGACATTGACCCACGCCAATGGCGACAAGGCCATCGACCAGATGATTGCGGCATGGCGCGAGGCCGAGGCGGCCGTACCCGGTGTCGATGTGCGCCCCGTGCTCGTCCACGGTCAGACTTTGCGCCGGGATCAAGTGCCGGCGCTGAAGGAAATGGGTATTTTCCCGTCACTGTTTCCCATGCATACGTTCTACTGGGGTGACTGGCATCGCGAGGTTGTGCTGGGACCCTCTCGCGCGGAGCATATCTCGCCTACTGGCTGGGTCCTTGGTGCCGGCCTGCGCTTTACCTCGCATCACGATGCGCCGGTAGTGTTGCCGGACGCCATGCGGGTGCTGGATGCGACCGTCAACCGCGTTACCCGGGCCGGCCGGGTGCTGGGGCACTACCAGCGCGTCAGTCCGCGCCAGGCACTTAAAGCCATGACACTATGGGCCGCTTACCAGCATTTTGAGGAAGACAGTAAAGGTTCACTGGAAGTCGGCAAGCTGGCGGACTTTGTCGTGCTCTCGGATAACCCGCTAACGGTGGAGCAATACAGCATTCATAAGATCACGGTACTGGAGACGATCAAGGAGGGGCAATCGATCTATCGGCACTAG
- a CDS encoding phosphoribosyltransferase gives MTDASATNKTARTRRFLQEADLIEDAFRLGVQVYESGFRPNFIVGLWRGGSAIGIYVQECLQTLGVATDHIALRTSYRGMQDYDKMVASPEENIRVHGTHYLLDNLNRDDRLLIVDDVYSTGYSIAAVLQRLNGQLKRNMPTDTRIATLYQRPSANKTGRQPDFCQHSSEDWLVFPYELNGLSREEIDTHKPYAGEILDSVRQP, from the coding sequence ATGACTGACGCCTCCGCCACCAACAAGACCGCCCGCACCCGCCGCTTCCTGCAGGAGGCCGACCTGATCGAAGATGCTTTCCGCCTGGGCGTGCAGGTCTACGAGAGCGGGTTCCGGCCCAACTTTATCGTCGGTCTCTGGCGCGGCGGCAGTGCTATCGGCATCTACGTCCAGGAATGCCTGCAGACCCTGGGCGTGGCCACCGATCATATCGCCTTGAGGACGTCCTACCGCGGCATGCAGGATTACGACAAGATGGTTGCTTCGCCGGAGGAGAACATCCGGGTCCATGGCACCCACTACCTGCTGGACAACCTCAACCGGGACGACCGCCTGCTGATCGTGGACGACGTTTACAGCACCGGCTACAGCATCGCCGCTGTACTCCAGCGCCTCAACGGCCAGCTCAAGCGCAACATGCCCACAGACACGCGCATCGCTACACTCTACCAGCGCCCCAGCGCCAACAAGACCGGTCGCCAGCCGGATTTCTGCCAGCACAGCTCCGAGGATTGGCTGGTTTTCCCCTACGAGTTGAACGGTTTGAGCCGCGAGGAGATCGACACGCACAAGCCCTACGCGGGGGAGATACTGGACAGCGTGCGCCAACCGTAG